One genomic window of Bactrocera dorsalis isolate Fly_Bdor chromosome 4, ASM2337382v1, whole genome shotgun sequence includes the following:
- the LOC105224978 gene encoding uncharacterized protein LOC105224978 — protein sequence MYKCRPTGEWMSYDANIPTPKSVTHEMLEAGRKATSNIRIIARKQLNFQSYPMNDFRFDLLHFDKPKEFQSVSTYKRDYVEPLPSKCKPKNVHDVESPDPLFNRRTVNDFEMVPWVDTKFMDDKVFNISESRRKINFFRQLRNRSFQF from the coding sequence atgtataaatgtcGTCCCACCGGCGAGTGGATGAGCTATGATGCTAATATACCAACACCAAAATCTGTTACACATGAAATGCTTGAGGCCGGACGAAAAGCGACATCAAACATACGCATCATCGCCAGAAAGCAACTCAACTTTCAATCCTATCCCATGAACGACTTCCGCTTTGATTTGCTGCACTTCGATAAGCCTAAAGAATTTCAGAGTGTTTCAACCTACAAACGTGACTATGTGGAACCATTGCCATCGAAGTGCAAGCCGAAAAACGTACATGATGTAGAATCACCGGATCCACTTTTCAACCGTAGAACCGTGAACGATTTTGAAATGGTGCCTTGGGTGGATACAAAGTTTATGGACGACAAAGTTTTTAATATCTCAGAGTCACGAAGAAAAATCAACTTCTTTAGGCAATTGCGGAATCGGAGtttccaattttaa
- the LOC105224979 gene encoding ubiquitin-conjugating enzyme E2 S, producing the protein MSSISNVENLSPQTIRQVMKEMQQMSETPLEGIKIQINDADVTDIQALIEGPAGTPYAGGVFRVKLTLGKDFPQSPPKAFFLTKIFHPNVAANGEICVNTLKKDWKPDLGIKHILLTIKCLLIVPNAESALNEEAGKLLLERYDDYSQRAKMMTEIHAQPAKGAASGDAKDDDGPSSKKHAVDKKLQDKKKEKLIKEKKRMLKRL; encoded by the exons ATGAGTTCG ATATCAAATGTGGAAAATCTGTCACCACAGACAATTCGTCAAGTAATGAAGGAAATGCAGCAGATGAGCGAAACACCATTAGAGGGcatcaaaatacaaataaatgacGCTGATGTAACTGACATTCAAGCGTTAATCGAAGGTCCTG CTGGAACCCCATACGCTGGTGGCGTTTTTCGTGTTAAGCTAACACTCGGAAAAGATTTTCCGCAATCACCGCCAAAAGCCTTTTTccttacaaaaatttttcatcCAAATGTGGCGGCTAATGGTGAAATTTGCGTAAACACATTAAAGAAGGATTGGAAACCTGATTTGGGTATTAAACATATATTGCTCACCATAAAATGCCTTCTTATTGTACCAAATGCTGAATCTGCGCTAAACGAAGAAGCTGGTAAACTGCTACTGGAGCGTTATGATGATTACTCGCAGCGTGCAAAAATGATGACGGAAATTCATGCGCAG CCCGCAAAAGGTGCCGCCAGTGGTGACGCGAAAGATGATGATGGTCCCTCCTCTAAAAAACATGCTGTCGACAAAAAACTGCAGgacaagaaaaaagaaaagctaATCAAAGAGAAGAAACGTATGTTGAAGCGGTTATGA